A stretch of DNA from Glycine max cultivar Williams 82 chromosome 18, Glycine_max_v4.0, whole genome shotgun sequence:
TTCTCCTACTTTGTCTTCTACAGTATAagcaaaaataagtttatttgacTTAACGTTCAAAATAACTTTATAATATCTTCTCTGACTTGCTagggcaatttttttttaaaaaaaggatacTTCATTGAATCTTTAAAGACAGATAAATTCATTTTACAAGAAATACAAGAAAATGAATGTAATGCAAGAAATCTAGTGCTAGAAATTGATGGACACCAAATAAAcagattactttttttttttttgtaaactagAAACatctacaaaagcaaacaaacaGATTACTTTCCAAGCACTATCAGAAGTTTCATTCCAAGGCATGCCAATTAAACACGTAAACCAACCAACCCCCATGAGAAAACATATTCATTAAGGCATCCAACACTCGAAGCatataaagaaatttaagataattaatatacAGTATGGATGTTACGTAGAATATGAGCCTCTATGTCTAAGTGAGAAAAACCCTTTTTATCTTTTGGATGAGgtgattaacaaattaaaatcaacaGATCTATTGAGTATAGAAGCAATACAATTATTGTCCCCCTAACTTATACAGCAACGGGTGTTTCGCCTTCTTGTACAGTGCCCTTATCACCATCACTTCCCTGGCTTCCTTTGGATGCATTCTGCAAAAACTTGTGCTCTGAGGGTAAATTTTTCTTCGCTTTCCGGCTTCCTTCAATTTTCCACTGATCCCATACCCGAGTTTTTGGTGGCGGAGATGCATCTCCAATTGGTGCAACCAATCCTGGTTTTCCATCATCAATAACACCATCAACTAAACCATATTCCTTAGCTTCCCAAGGATTCATAAAATTATCACGATCAGTGTCCAATTCAATCTGTGGATAAAATAAAGCAACGTGGGTAAAAACATATGCATCACATTGGTTAACAAACCAATTAGATATTTAGATAAAGGGGGATCCATTTGATATCGAACCTGCTCTTCAGGTTTCCCTGTAATTCTTGATAGTATCTTGTTTATCTTAATCTTGTGATATGCCATTTCTCTTATTCGAATGCTCATTTCTGTAGCCTGCAattatgttttacttttttagcAATATACAATGGAATGTTTATGCTAAGAACCACTAAGAGAAAAACCATTACACAAGCTGATTTCCAAAGGAACTTATTATGCATATTGTGGTTGCATAGTAATTACAGCAAACATCACGAAATCATAATAGATGACCAGAACAACTCCAGGAAAAATGCTTCTATTAGTTATCACAGTTCACATCACAGTATTTATCAAAACTCACTTTTTTTACTACAAATATTCACCGTATTTggtttctacaaaattttacttAGAATATCAAACTAGCACCATTCTAATGCATCTACAAAGAAAAGCATGCCAATAAAGTTGACCTTTCAATTTCCAACCAAATCAACTCTTTTAAAACTTTCCTTCCAGGTTCCAGCCAACAAGCTTGAACCTCAACAGGCACAGACCAAAGTAAATAAGAGCATAGTGTGACATGAAATCAGAAATTCAATCCACCTCATGCTTGCACACCCAAAGTACCAATACCACACAGCCACCTCAGGCTTAGCATGTTTGGTTATTGAAGTTTTGTTTTAATACTTTCCTCATCGTATAATTCTCTAATATACACTTGAAATCTAAAATTAGCCTAATCTTTAACCTGATCACATAAATGCAAATGAAAGTAACCAAAAAAACTTTAGACCTACTTCTAATTGACAAAAATCAAAGCCAAAATATATGAGGACATTCTTACTTTTCCACCAGCAGTTCCAAGTGGCTGATGGATCATAACTCTTGAATTCGGCATACAATACCTCTTGCCTTTTGTACCAGAAGCAAGAATAAATGCACCCATGGATGCAGCAAGCCCAAGGCAAACAGTTGACACATCTGCCTTGCACaacttcatggcatcgtaaattcccattcctaattgaaatgataaacaaaGAACAATTAGCAGAAGACAGACATATTTCAGATTCATTAAACTGAACAATGCCCCAAACTTCACTAACAGTGTGTTCCTATCCTACAGTCACAGATTCAATACATTCAATCTCTTGTTGAGAGAACCTTTTAAATGTTCTAATGAGATTCAAGTTTTCACAGATCTGAATTATCTCGTGAATCAGCATCAACAAAGCCTTAAATCTCATGCCTGGGATTAAGAAAGCTAACATTGAATAACAAATTGAGCTCAGAAGTCAAATGCATCTGTTAGTCAGGTGGTTAAAAATAATCGTGTAAAAGCAGTGAATAAAACTTAGTCAACATACCAGCAGTTACAGAACCACCAGGTGAATTTATAAATAACTTAATGTCTTTCTTGGAGTCTTCAGCATCCAAAAACAAAAGCTGACTAATGATAAAATCTGCAGTCATATCATCCACCTGATCAAACAAAACAATTCACCAACACACCATCAGATACTGTCTCACTCTTTGCAATTGCATTCCCTTTTCATAgtgcttattttcttcttctttattttgatatattggGGCATCCCACAGTTCAGAATGAACCCACATTAACAAGCCAAACATTTCTCAAAATAAACAGCATCAAACATGTAATTGTGGGCGTGCTTTAGAATGAACCCACATGAACAAGTTTGCAAATTCCCCTTAAAAACATAACCAGAAAGACCAAGGctattcttaaaatatgaaaacaacaaaatccatcccaaaatatttatatatatgtagagagagagagagagagagagagagagagagagagagagagagagagagaacctgagaacccaaaaaaataattctttgacGGAGAAGCATGTTGGTGGCGTCGAGCTCTTCGAATCTGGGAAGCCATGGGGAAGCGGTGGATGCAGAAAAATCGTGTGGAGAAACGAGCCAGTTGGAGGACAAGGTTTGTCTGGAGGCGTTAACTATGGACAAAGGTTTTGTTCTTCTGGTTTTGGTTGAAGCTGTGGGAATGGGAATTTGAGAGTGGAAAAGGCCATGCTTATGCTTCAACTTCGAGCTTAAGGGTATACATGATGTTGAGGATAAACTaacctccatcttcttctcttcgCCCCcctcttctttttgttttgttttagctCGATGTGGTGCTCACCCCTTTGTTTGATTGAAGCTCATGAATGTAAACTGGGCTTAGATTTGGGCTCTACAGTTCCTCTTGGAGCCCAACTATTTGCCTTTATTTTcttacattttccttttttttttctaaaccacACAACCATCTTTTATTATGTGTAATCGTGTTTGAATTAGTTAGGAAGCTATGTATACGATAAAGTTTTCCAAGTATTTCATAGTACTCAGGGGACTTCTGTATTTTGGAAATTAGTTTTTGCAATTGTTCTTTCAGAGTTtaattttcagaatataaaagAGGGCGTgttaaaaaagcaaaaaaaaagtgtacgaAAATTCATTCCCAAACAATTTACCTTTGCTATTGAAGTGCATAATGAagtgaaagatatattttttcttcttcttataataaattttttttgagtATCAATACTTTACATAGATAATTTTCACAAAACTAATTGAAACAGGGGTCAACTAAagttttacatttatttaaataaatcatttttttatcagtaacgAACTAACGATCAAATAGATTGAGTTTATATTGTTGTTTGTTTAATCTTCTTTCGGTACAGTTAatgaataggttttttttttttataggaagtTAATGAATAGGTTAATCActtaatacaaattttaattcttacatTTCATTACAGTGAAAACTGAAAACATAGCTCAAGCCTCAGGGAATCCAAACCAAAACGAGAG
This window harbors:
- the LOC100795295 gene encoding ATP-dependent Clp protease proteolytic subunit 3, chloroplastic; the protein is MEVSLSSTSCIPLSSKLKHKHGLFHSQIPIPTASTKTRRTKPLSIVNASRQTLSSNWLVSPHDFSASTASPWLPRFEELDATNMLLRQRIIFLGSQVDDMTADFIISQLLFLDAEDSKKDIKLFINSPGGSVTAGMGIYDAMKLCKADVSTVCLGLAASMGAFILASGTKGKRYCMPNSRVMIHQPLGTAGGKATEMSIRIREMAYHKIKINKILSRITGKPEEQIELDTDRDNFMNPWEAKEYGLVDGVIDDGKPGLVAPIGDASPPPKTRVWDQWKIEGSRKAKKNLPSEHKFLQNASKGSQGSDGDKGTVQEGETPVAV